Proteins encoded within one genomic window of Vidua macroura isolate BioBank_ID:100142 chromosome 2, ASM2450914v1, whole genome shotgun sequence:
- the MED4 gene encoding mediator of RNA polymerase II transcription subunit 4 — MLAISRNQKLPQPGEESQILELLIQRDGEFQELMKLAVDQGKIHHEMQLLEKVVEKRDNDIQQLQKQLKEAEHILATAVYQAKEKLKSIEKARKGAISSEEIIKYAHRISASNAVCAPLTWVPGDPRRPYPTDLEMRSGLLGQMNNPSTNGVNGHLPGDALAAGRLPDVLAPQYPWQSSDMSMNMLPPNHSNDFMLEPPGHNKENEDDVEVMSTDSSSSSSDSD, encoded by the exons ATGTTGGCAATTTCAAGAAACCAAAAGCTTCCACAACCAGGAGAAGAGAGCCAG ATCCTGGAACTGCTGATTCAGAGAGACGGAGAGTTTCAAGAGCTAATGAAGTTGGCAGTTGATCAGGGAAAAATCCATCATGAAATGCAGCTTTTAGAAAAAGTAGTAGAAAAGCGGGATAATGAtattcagcagctgcagaaacagcttAAAGAAGCAGAGCACATACTG GCAACAGCTGTTTAtcaagcaaaggaaaaactgaaatcaaTTGAAAAAGCACGAAAAG GTGccatttcctctgaagaaataattaaatatgcCCATAGGATCAGTGCTAGCAATGCTGTTTGTGCCCCTCTGACATGGGTACCAG ggGACCCACGTAGGCCATATCCTACAGATCTGGAAATGAGAAGTGGTCTCTTGGGTCAGATGAACAACCCATCCACCAATGGAGTCAATGGACACTTACCAGGGGATGCGCTTGCAGCAGGCAGACTGCCAG atGTGCTTGCTCCTCAGTATCCTTGGCAGTCAAGTGATATGTCAATGAACATGCTACCTCCTAATCATAGTAATGACTTCATGCTGGAGCCTCCAGGACACAATAAAGAGAATGAAGATGATGTAGAAGTTATGTCAACAGACTCctcaagcagcagcagtgactcaGACTAG